In one window of Pseudomonas sp. IAC-BECa141 DNA:
- a CDS encoding DUF2784 domain-containing protein produces the protein MLYRIAGDGLVLFHLLFILFVLFGGLLVLKWPRLIWLHLPAAAWGVAVEVLHLTCPLTYWENLMRHAAGQTEYAGGFIEHYVWPIIYPAGLTPQIQLVLGSVVLMVNLLVYGRLIRRWKLGRAARIPF, from the coding sequence ATGCTGTATCGAATAGCCGGCGACGGGCTGGTGCTGTTTCATTTGCTGTTCATTCTGTTCGTGCTGTTCGGCGGGCTGCTGGTGCTCAAGTGGCCACGATTGATCTGGCTGCACTTGCCGGCGGCGGCCTGGGGCGTGGCGGTCGAGGTATTGCACCTGACCTGTCCACTGACCTATTGGGAAAACCTGATGCGCCACGCTGCCGGGCAGACCGAGTACGCCGGCGGTTTCATCGAACATTACGTGTGGCCGATCATCTACCCGGCCGGGCTGACACCGCAGATTCAGCTGGTACTGGGCAGCGTGGTGCTGATGGTCAACCTGCTGGTCTACGGGCGTCTGATTCGCCGCTGGAAACTTGGACGCGCCGCGCGCATTCCGTTTTAA
- a CDS encoding DUF1652 domain-containing protein, protein MIAIADICRIVESGFSPLCCDCTETAQGLLQIKVYEPDSGRVNLLLNGVSPEHLVTIRDISNFIGELRTEMSAGRRAFAG, encoded by the coding sequence ATGATTGCCATTGCCGACATTTGCCGCATCGTCGAATCCGGCTTTTCGCCGTTGTGTTGCGATTGCACCGAAACGGCGCAGGGCCTCTTGCAGATCAAGGTTTACGAACCCGACAGCGGGCGCGTCAATCTGTTGCTCAACGGGGTTTCCCCGGAGCACCTGGTCACCATTCGTGACATCTCCAACTTCATCGGTGAATTGCGCACGGAAATGAGCGCCGGACGCCGGGCTTTCGCCGGCTAA
- a CDS encoding NAD(P)/FAD-dependent oxidoreductase translates to MKQHILVIGAGFGGMWTALSATRLVDIHNRDNIDVTVLAPQAELRVRPRFYEPNAHTLAAPLGDLFDAVGVNFIKGAANTIDVQAKTVGYLDAAGAQQVFNYDKLVLASGSGLALTDTPGVAQYAFDVDQIEAAIRLENHLKSLIDQPESQARNTVVVAGGGFTGIETATEMPARLRAVLGDDANVQVIIVDRGQKIGAAMGEAISVSIAQASEELGVEWRLGVSVLSVDENGVTLSDGQRIEAKTVVWTTGVRASSLTEQIPAERDRQGRLHVDAHLKVIGQDDIFATGDVAYAASDDIGNFALMTCQHAISLGRHAGNNVAAQILGVDPTPYSQPKYVTCLDLGAWGAVYTEGWDRQVKLVKQEGKSLKMQINTQWIYPPAADRASALAAADPMIPVVA, encoded by the coding sequence ATGAAACAGCACATTCTGGTAATCGGCGCAGGTTTCGGTGGCATGTGGACGGCGTTGAGCGCCACGCGTCTGGTCGACATTCACAATCGGGACAACATCGACGTCACCGTACTGGCGCCGCAGGCCGAGCTGCGCGTTCGTCCGCGTTTCTACGAGCCGAACGCCCACACGCTGGCGGCGCCGCTAGGCGATCTGTTCGATGCGGTTGGCGTCAACTTCATCAAGGGCGCGGCGAACACCATCGACGTGCAGGCGAAAACCGTGGGCTACCTCGATGCAGCCGGTGCGCAACAGGTGTTCAATTACGACAAACTGGTGCTCGCCTCCGGCAGCGGCCTGGCCCTGACGGACACCCCTGGCGTGGCGCAATACGCGTTCGACGTCGACCAGATCGAAGCCGCCATCCGCCTGGAAAACCACCTGAAATCCTTGATCGACCAACCTGAGAGCCAGGCTCGAAACACCGTGGTCGTCGCCGGCGGTGGCTTCACCGGCATCGAAACCGCCACTGAAATGCCGGCGCGTCTGCGGGCCGTGCTGGGCGACGATGCCAACGTTCAGGTGATCATCGTTGACCGTGGGCAGAAAATTGGCGCGGCCATGGGTGAAGCGATCAGCGTGTCGATTGCCCAAGCAAGCGAAGAATTGGGTGTGGAATGGCGACTGGGTGTGTCGGTGCTGTCGGTCGATGAAAACGGCGTGACCTTGTCGGACGGTCAACGTATCGAGGCAAAAACCGTGGTCTGGACCACCGGCGTGCGCGCCAGCTCCCTGACCGAGCAGATTCCTGCCGAACGTGATCGTCAGGGTCGCCTGCACGTTGATGCCCATCTGAAAGTCATCGGCCAGGACGACATCTTCGCCACCGGCGACGTGGCTTATGCGGCCAGCGACGATATCGGCAACTTCGCCCTGATGACCTGCCAGCACGCGATTTCCCTGGGGCGCCACGCCGGCAACAACGTTGCGGCGCAGATTCTGGGTGTCGACCCTACGCCATACAGCCAGCCGAAATACGTGACCTGCCTCGATCTCGGCGCCTGGGGCGCGGTGTACACCGAAGGCTGGGATCGTCAGGTGAAACTGGTCAAGCAGGAGGGCAAGTCCCTCAAGATGCAGATCAACACCCAGTGGATCTACCCGCCAGCGGCTGACCGTGCCAGCGCGCTGGCGGCTGCGGATCCGATGATTCCTGTCGTCGCATAA
- a CDS encoding NUDIX hydrolase, which translates to MKVRATVICEQDRHILLVRKPRCRWTLPGGTVEPGETRAQAAARELREETGLDSDDMLYLMELQNGSTRHHVYEASVLNIDQVRPLNEIVDCLWHPLDAVQNLNVGEATLSIIRAFRRRL; encoded by the coding sequence ATGAAAGTACGAGCAACCGTCATCTGCGAGCAGGATCGACACATTCTCCTGGTGCGCAAACCCAGGTGCCGCTGGACCCTGCCAGGGGGCACCGTCGAGCCGGGAGAAACCCGCGCGCAGGCAGCCGCTCGTGAACTCAGAGAAGAGACCGGACTGGACAGCGACGACATGCTTTATCTGATGGAGTTACAGAATGGCAGCACCCGCCACCACGTCTACGAGGCGTCGGTGCTGAACATCGATCAGGTTCGCCCGCTGAATGAAATCGTCGACTGTCTCTGGCACCCGCTCGATGCGGTGCAGAATCTGAACGTCGGTGAAGCCACGTTGAGCATCATCCGCGCCTTTCGACGACGTCTTTGA
- a CDS encoding AzlC family ABC transporter permease — MSDSLMPRSAFLRGAAAIMPLSLATAPWGLLAGSMAIEANLTPLQGQGLSSIVFAGAAQLVAIGMLKGGAGIFSILLTTLLLTSQHLLYGMSMRHVISPLPGRWRIGLGFLLTDELFALTSQHDRQQFNRWYALGVGLTFYIAWNLFTLAGIVLGSSIPGLEHLGLDFSIAATFIALITPVVRNVPTVVCVAVSLFCSVLFSYWQWGSALVLSGLAGMTAGFICNKLYRERT, encoded by the coding sequence ATGTCTGACTCATTAATGCCGCGCAGTGCCTTTCTTCGCGGAGCCGCGGCGATCATGCCGTTATCCCTGGCCACCGCGCCCTGGGGGCTGCTGGCCGGTTCCATGGCGATCGAAGCCAACCTCACGCCGCTGCAAGGGCAGGGCCTGTCGAGCATCGTGTTCGCCGGCGCGGCACAATTGGTGGCGATCGGCATGCTCAAGGGTGGCGCGGGGATTTTTTCGATTCTGCTGACGACCTTGCTGCTGACGTCGCAGCATTTGCTCTACGGCATGAGCATGCGCCACGTGATTTCGCCGTTGCCGGGGCGCTGGCGCATCGGCCTGGGCTTTTTGCTCACCGATGAACTGTTCGCCCTGACCAGTCAGCACGACCGCCAGCAGTTCAATCGCTGGTACGCGTTGGGCGTCGGTCTGACGTTCTACATCGCCTGGAACCTCTTCACTCTGGCCGGCATCGTGCTTGGCAGCAGCATTCCGGGGCTTGAACACCTGGGGCTGGACTTCTCGATTGCCGCAACTTTCATCGCCCTGATCACCCCGGTTGTGCGCAATGTACCGACAGTGGTTTGCGTGGCGGTGTCGCTGTTCTGCTCGGTACTGTTCAGTTATTGGCAGTGGGGCTCGGCGCTGGTGCTGTCGGGACTGGCGGGTATGACTGCCGGGTTTATCTGCAACAAGTTGTATCGGGAGCGCACATGA
- a CDS encoding polysaccharide deacetylase family protein: protein MTQWFKLFCAMAVAVGLAGCIAAPIEMTPQTEARLKEQAPVRFLLTFDDGPSASSFFNPTDSVLDSLKDNPLQPGIKAVFFVQTGAPRAGNSEIGRRVMRREHAEGHVLGFHTATHWHTNHRLLDPDELETSLTNGSADIAAITGAPPTLLRPPFWNYDKRTFAAYQQHHMRVLLTDLSANDGKIWGFNASPRRRANMLRQLSEVREQIALGELPTVDGVIPVVVTFHDLNRYTARHTGEYLQILLDSAAATGVRLADKPFYDDRAALEKAALARTVQESSKPVNLPGIWNWIWDHDAH, encoded by the coding sequence ATGACACAGTGGTTCAAGCTTTTCTGCGCGATGGCGGTGGCCGTCGGGTTGGCCGGATGCATCGCCGCTCCCATCGAAATGACCCCGCAGACCGAGGCCCGGCTTAAAGAACAGGCGCCTGTGCGGTTTCTGTTGACCTTCGATGACGGGCCCAGCGCGTCGAGTTTTTTCAATCCCACCGACAGTGTGCTCGACAGCCTCAAGGACAACCCGCTGCAACCGGGCATCAAAGCGGTGTTTTTTGTCCAGACCGGCGCCCCCCGGGCGGGCAATAGCGAGATCGGTCGGCGAGTCATGCGCCGCGAGCACGCTGAAGGGCATGTTCTGGGCTTTCACACCGCCACCCATTGGCACACCAATCATCGATTGCTCGACCCGGATGAACTCGAAACTTCGCTGACCAACGGTTCGGCGGACATCGCGGCGATCACCGGCGCGCCGCCAACGTTGCTGCGTCCGCCGTTCTGGAATTACGACAAACGCACTTTCGCCGCCTATCAGCAGCACCATATGCGGGTGTTGCTGACCGACCTTAGCGCCAACGATGGCAAGATCTGGGGCTTCAACGCCAGCCCCCGGCGGCGGGCGAACATGCTGCGTCAGCTGTCGGAAGTCCGCGAACAGATAGCCCTCGGCGAATTGCCAACAGTGGACGGGGTAATTCCGGTGGTGGTGACCTTCCATGACCTCAATCGCTACACCGCTCGACACACTGGTGAGTACTTGCAGATTCTGCTCGACAGCGCCGCCGCCACCGGTGTGCGACTGGCGGACAAACCGTTCTATGACGATCGCGCGGCGCTTGAAAAAGCCGCGCTGGCGCGCACCGTGCAAGAGTCGTCGAAACCGGTGAACCTGCCGGGAATCTGGAACTGGATCTGGGATCACGACGCCCACTGA
- a CDS encoding AzlD domain-containing protein gives MVWAVIIGMGILVFLNRYVFLEPRLPVRLSSNARQFLGFAVPGMLTAICGPIVFMPDKQLNLQWDNPYLLSSLVAIGLVIYTRNTLLSMLLSMAFFFLLRWWL, from the coding sequence ATGGTCTGGGCAGTGATTATCGGCATGGGGATTCTGGTGTTCCTGAACCGTTACGTGTTTCTCGAACCGCGCTTGCCGGTGCGTCTGAGCAGCAACGCACGGCAGTTTCTCGGTTTTGCCGTGCCGGGCATGTTGACCGCGATTTGCGGGCCGATTGTATTCATGCCGGACAAACAACTGAATCTGCAGTGGGATAACCCTTATCTGCTGAGTTCACTCGTGGCAATCGGCCTGGTGATCTACACACGCAATACGTTACTCAGCATGCTGTTGAGCATGGCGTTCTTCTTTCTATTGCGCTGGTGGCTATAA
- a CDS encoding RrF2 family transcriptional regulator yields MSLYSAGVEYGIHCLAFLVGSGGDSREASVRDLAELQGVPLDYLAKIFTKLAKGKLVESTGGVRGGFTLARPADEITLLDIVNAIDGRKNIFECRDIRGRCALFDGSPPDWALEGTCSIHAAMMTAQKRMEEALAQQTILDIARKVGRKAPPGFNSQVEDWMQDRREKKTGGAGIPLIDLSD; encoded by the coding sequence ATGTCGCTTTACAGTGCGGGGGTCGAGTACGGCATTCACTGCCTGGCCTTTCTGGTGGGCAGCGGCGGTGACAGTCGTGAAGCCAGCGTGCGCGATCTGGCAGAACTGCAAGGGGTGCCGCTGGATTACCTGGCGAAGATCTTCACCAAACTGGCCAAAGGCAAACTGGTGGAATCCACCGGCGGCGTACGCGGCGGCTTCACCCTGGCGCGCCCGGCGGATGAAATCACCCTGCTCGACATCGTCAATGCCATCGATGGTCGCAAGAACATTTTCGAATGCCGGGACATTCGCGGACGCTGCGCGCTGTTCGACGGCTCGCCACCGGACTGGGCGCTGGAAGGCACCTGCTCGATTCACGCCGCGATGATGACCGCGCAAAAGCGCATGGAAGAAGCCCTCGCCCAGCAGACCATCCTCGACATCGCCAGAAAGGTCGGGCGCAAGGCGCCGCCGGGGTTCAACAGCCAAGTGGAAGACTGGATGCAGGATCGCCGGGAAAAGAAGACCGGTGGCGCCGGCATTCCGCTCATCGACCTCTCGGACTGA
- a CDS encoding SOS response-associated peptidase has protein sequence MCGRLSQYRGIHDFVAVLSIPDALINHVGDAPLAHYNAAPTTSLAILHQYQQRLYAENLRWGWRPHWAKDRAAPINARVEKVAHGPFFRAIWRHRLIVPVDNWFEWVDGPDKSRQPWLIRRADHQPVFCAAIGQFPTPGEPPRDDDGFVIITANSEGGLLDVHDRRPIVLYADRVLEWLDPATPTERAEQMLLFEAEPSEAFEWHKVGKAVGNSRNQGSELIEAVT, from the coding sequence ATGTGCGGAAGACTGTCGCAATACCGGGGCATCCACGATTTCGTCGCGGTGCTGAGCATTCCCGATGCGCTGATCAATCACGTTGGTGACGCACCGCTGGCGCATTACAACGCCGCGCCCACCACGTCACTGGCGATCCTTCACCAGTACCAACAACGGCTGTACGCCGAAAATCTGCGCTGGGGCTGGCGCCCGCACTGGGCGAAGGATCGCGCGGCGCCGATCAATGCGCGGGTGGAAAAAGTCGCTCATGGGCCGTTCTTTCGAGCAATCTGGCGCCATCGACTGATCGTGCCGGTCGACAACTGGTTCGAGTGGGTCGACGGGCCCGACAAGAGCCGACAGCCGTGGCTGATTCGTCGGGCCGATCATCAGCCGGTTTTCTGCGCCGCCATCGGCCAGTTTCCGACACCCGGCGAACCTCCACGGGACGACGACGGCTTCGTCATCATCACTGCCAATAGCGAAGGTGGCCTCCTCGATGTGCACGACCGGCGCCCGATCGTGCTGTACGCCGATCGGGTGCTGGAATGGCTCGATCCCGCCACACCCACGGAGCGCGCCGAGCAGATGCTGTTGTTCGAGGCCGAGCCGAGCGAAGCGTTTGAATGGCACAAAGTCGGCAAAGCGGTCGGTAACTCACGCAATCAGGGTTCTGAATTGATTGAAGCGGTGACGTAA
- a CDS encoding DUF2188 domain-containing protein, whose protein sequence is MSMAMLNKMHMNGYDVLSVNNGPWRVCTQGDRLASFASREEALAYAAALPGYKGRARGRKAD, encoded by the coding sequence ATGAGCATGGCGATGCTGAACAAAATGCACATGAATGGCTACGACGTACTCAGCGTGAACAACGGCCCGTGGCGGGTCTGCACGCAGGGTGACCGGCTCGCTTCGTTTGCCAGTCGCGAGGAAGCGCTGGCGTACGCCGCCGCGTTGCCGGGGTACAAAGGCCGCGCACGCGGTCGCAAGGCAGACTGA
- a CDS encoding DUF3087 domain-containing protein yields MFEIQPIDAVTYRQQTRRSTLIIAVLFLVLAMVFSTAAVALFGEPGGDNLRFNVGGVFGAFLLTAALLRGRFWNQTWMAPAVYGWRLKRSLMSVTNVMHQVTAAVEKGDPVAMKVLRFYHLGLTQMHELDGNSSDHAQLHREVEEHKARMGALGLDTDQPRLDPAWLETLKAR; encoded by the coding sequence ATGTTCGAGATTCAACCGATCGATGCCGTCACTTATCGCCAGCAGACCCGGCGCAGCACGCTGATCATCGCGGTGCTGTTTCTGGTGCTGGCGATGGTGTTTTCGACTGCGGCAGTGGCACTGTTCGGCGAGCCGGGCGGGGATAACCTGCGATTCAATGTCGGCGGGGTGTTTGGCGCATTCCTGCTGACGGCGGCGTTGCTGCGCGGGCGTTTCTGGAATCAGACCTGGATGGCCCCGGCGGTGTACGGCTGGCGGCTCAAGCGCAGCCTGATGAGTGTCACCAACGTGATGCATCAGGTGACGGCGGCGGTGGAGAAGGGCGATCCGGTGGCGATGAAGGTGCTGCGTTTCTATCACCTGGGCCTGACCCAGATGCATGAGCTGGACGGCAACTCCAGCGATCACGCGCAATTGCACCGGGAAGTCGAAGAACACAAGGCGCGGATGGGGGCGCTCGGCCTGGACACCGATCAGCCGCGCCTCGATCCGGCCTGGCTGGAAACCTTGAAAGCGCGTTAA